The Arachis duranensis cultivar V14167 chromosome 9, aradu.V14167.gnm2.J7QH, whole genome shotgun sequence genomic sequence TTAACTTTGAGTTGTATACTTTTAGGACCGTTTGGGTGAAATCGTTAAGCTTGCATGGTCTACAAAAGCTGAAGGGAGTTGATGTTAAAGGAATACAAGAGGTATATATTGATGCTCCAAATCTTGAGGACTTATCCTATCGTGCTCTTGCTACAGATGGGTCTTTCAAGCTGAATTTAGATAGTTGCACAAATTTGAGATGCTTGAGCTTGTGCCATTTGATGAGCCCAGACAAGTGGTTACTCGAACTATTGTACAAGACTCCTTTCCTTGAAAGTTTGATGTTGCATAATTGCTGTTCGTCTGAGAGAATTAATATTTCAGGTCCTCAACTCAAGTTCTTTACGTTATCACATTTCTATGATAACTTGAAGGAGGTCAACATTGATGCTCCTAATTTATTATCATGCGACTATATGGGAATCGACAAACCTGTTATATCTTTTCAGAGAATTTCTGATCAATTGGAAGTCAATGCTCATATGCACATTAATCATCGGCATATTTCTAGATTGAGGGAATTTTTCCAAAACATTAAACCCCAAAAGGTTCTGGCATCGCTGTCCCTTTTTATCTTTGAGCCACTTTCAGTAAGCATACACTTTCTACTCGATTGGTTCCTTCTGCTTGCATATTTGCCAAATTAatctagttatttatttttcgttttGTACCCTGAATTCTGCAGATTACAGAAAGCCTAGGTATATTGCGAATTTCATCCTCTCCTCCAAGTATTAAATGTGTGGAATTATGTGTTCTTTGGGATAATGAAGCTCCCTATTTCCCCTTTATGAATTGGTTGCTTTCAAGCTGCTTTCCAGAAAGTATCTCATTCAGCTTGCGGTCCTATTTTAAGATGAAGGCATTTATTGTGGTATGTCATTGTCTCCCAATTTTCTGCTTTATTTTCCCATTTACAACTTTAAGATTCATTCCAATAGTTTCATTTGTTGAGCGTTTATAATATCAAGTACTTGTcaacataaataaaatgttaTGGAGCCTCTAACATTATTGGTTATTTCACAAAAACATCAGTATTTCTATGAGATGCTGATGGGCAGCAAGAAGGGCAAGTGCGATTGCTGTTCAAGGAGTTTTAAGTGTTGGTGGCATGGCTTGAAAGTTGTCAAGGTCACATACTTAGGAAGGACTTATGAAAATGTTGAAGATCTTAAGGCCATGTTAGATGCATTGCCAGAATTTGATGCTGAGGAATTTATTACTTTTGGCTTAGAGTTGTAATCTTGCCATTATTAGCTCATATGATGTGCCTATGATTTTGTTTTAGTGCTTATGTATATACTAAGCTGAATCTCTTTGCTAAGTATATAATTtaatctctttctttttatgttatatatttaaggacttatgtatatatttaagtTAGTTGATGGGATCTTAGTGACTAAGTATACATTGATGTTTCTAAATTCTGCAATTATTATTTATCTGAGGTCTGGTCTTTTTTAACCGTCTCTAAGCCACTCTGTACCCGAGACCAAAACAATTTCATTGTTTGTTGATCTTGAGTAGGGTGGGAAGTGTTGGGAAAACTCAACACAAGTTTAAATCAAGAACCTGTCTAACAGCGGaagcaccaaaaataatttttccacAACTTGTGCAATTAAATGGGTAACACCAAAAGTATTCAAAGTAGCAAATATAATGGCAGAATTTAAATAATCAGACATCAGAATTTTAACGTGGGAAAATCCCCAAAAGAGGTACAAAAAACCCACGGGACCTAGTTCAGAAAAATCTTCCACTATCAGAATAATGGGTACACAAACAGTCTTTCTAGTGACACTAGGgcatctcaacaatcaacaaaatacatcacCAAAACTGGTGAAATCAACATAAACTCTCCACTAAGTGGGTATCTCAAATCAGGCAAAAGAGAAGGCAATACAACAAATAAGTTATATCCTAATGTTTATCTCTACACCaggaataacatactaaaatttcataagaaatgGAGCAAATTTACCAAGTCAATGTGATCAAGGTTGACAAAGCTCTTTTTcccaattttcttcttctctcacgCCGAAACCCTActgcttcttttctttcattcaaaaaaatgaATGAGGCTTCCTAATCTATCTCTTTTTCTCTCGTGGCAATTAgccactttctttctttatttcttttttttttaagtcgTGGGCCCCACTTGGT encodes the following:
- the LOC107464130 gene encoding F-box/FBD/LRR-repeat protein At5g22660, whose protein sequence is MEMDRISFLPKAILHDILGRLPDKDAARTSVLSKSWSETWFSFPILSACSENFFSLARTLPIEHPLWLSKLDIFIGYVGKRLRRLCDQGLAVKELKLNLQYRLDRMHVSHHVDQWIQMAAENGVEVLELHLAASGCMDKWYNLPLCVAEAKTLTKLVLIGGIRLDPAFLKHSLKFFSMRTLSLSCILFGGEGIMEHFISHCPLIEHLTLEHLTLNFELYTFRTVWVKSLSLHGLQKLKGVDVKGIQEVYIDAPNLEDLSYRALATDGSFKLNLDSCTNLRCLSLCHLMSPDKWLLELLYKTPFLESLMLHNCCSSERINISGPQLKFFTLSHFYDNLKEVNIDAPNLLSCDYMGIDKPVISFQRISDQLEVNAHMHINHRHISRLREFFQNIKPQKVLASLSLFIFEPLSITESLGILRISSSPPSIKCVELCVLWDNEAPYFPFMNWLLSSCFPESISFSLRSYFKMKAFIVYFYEMLMGSKKGKCDCCSRSFKCWWHGLKVVKVTYLGRTYENVEDLKAMLDALPEFDAEEFITFGLEL